The following DNA comes from Fervidibacillus albus.
AATTTAAAGGCGCTAAGATGTGCCTGTTTGAAATTTAGGAGGAAAAAAGATGCAAAACGGTAAAGTAAAATGGTTTAACAATGAAAAGGGTTATGGGTTTATTGAAGTAGAAGGCGGAGACGACGTATTCGTTCATTATACCGCCATTCAAGGAGATGGATACAAAACATTGGAAGAAGGTCAATCCGTTTCCTTTGAAATCGTTGAAGGAAATCGCGGACCTCAAGCAGCCAATGTTGTGAAACTGTAAATTAAATGAATCGACATATAGATGATGACGCGTACTCAGGCTGGTAATCACCAGCCTTTTTATATTGGATACACCCACCACCCTTATATTGGCTTTCCTTCATTATTCGTTTAACTGTCTCCCATATGCTTGTAATTGATCCCCAACCGTACACGAATGGATACAAAATTGGTGCGCATACGGCCTTCCCTTTTCGTTCTTAAAATGTTGATATAAAAGACAGTCATGACAATACGTTTGCAATGTTTGATCAATTTTGTCCAACAGTTTCCGACGGATTTTTCGTTTTCGCATGACACCTTTCTCCATATAGGACACCTTGCTTTCTTTTCGAGGTTAACCTACAAAATTGTATTGGCCGATTACTATTTCCAACGGATATATAAGTTCGTACGTATTTTACCCGAAGATCGAAAAAAAAAACCGAAGTACAGTCTTCGGCTAAATGCACGGACAATTTTTCAATGTAGACGGGTTCGCCTTCAATTGTCTCTTCTCACTTTTAAAATGATTAAGGCAATAATCGTTTTCTTTTGGCAAATCGATACGCTTCCTTTCGATTTCCGACCTTCTCCTCCTTCATTCCTTCCAGCAACGATACATAAAAACTACCGTCAAATCGTTTTTGCGCTTTTAACGTGATTTCGATCGCAGCTATAACGACCGCCTCGGGTGATTCGGTCAGTCGCATCCCAAAATAAATAAATCCGATTGCATCCTCTTCAAAAGGAAAACCTTTTCCTTGCAAATATTGAATATATTCACCTACAGAATTTGACATCCCCATATACCTTCCTTTAAGCGGTTTCGCCTTTATCATACCATTGTTTTTCCACCTTTGCCTATTCCCTTTAAAAAATATTAAGGTATCGAAAAACGTTATTCCTTTCACCACTGACGCAAAGCGATTGGGGACTTGGGTAAACCATTTCATGACGGGAAGTTGACCGAGCGATTCCCGTTCATCTTCACCTATAGTAGTGGGAGGTTTCTTTCCGCAAACAGTTAAATTTTTATTTTTAATCCGAAATGATCGAAAACTTTTCCCATCTGTTGTTTCGGATGTTGCCATTCCATTTCATCGAAGGAAACATCATCGAGTTCAGAAATAGAACAAAAGATTTCTGAAAGTTCTTTACTAATGGAAACCGTTTCCTTCCCAGTCAATAATTTTTTCTTTATGCGGTTAAATTTTGGATCCAAGTCATCGATTTTTATATAAATATTTTCAATAGAACCATAATGTTGTATGAGCGGTAGAGCGGATTTTTCTCCGACACCTGGACAACCGGGTATATTATCACTTTTATCTCCTAACAATGCTTTTACATCAACCCATTGGTTTGGATGAATGGAATAGTCTTGGATAAATGTTTCAATCGTATAAAGGACGTCTTTTCCCTTCTGAGCGATAATTTGAGTCGTTTTTTCCGTTAACAATTGAAATAGATCTCGGTCGTTACTATATATGAGACAAGCCCCACCTTTTTGTTCACACCATTTTTTACTAAGCGTACCGATGATATCATCCGCTTCATATGATGATACGCTAATTTGGTTCACTCCAATTTGCTCCAAAATCAATTTACTAGTCTCATATTGTTGAATGAGCGGATCGGGCAAATCTCCCCGGGAAGCTTTATAAAACTCATATTTTTGACTTCGAATCGTTTCGTTTCGCTTCACATCCCAAGCAATCGCAATATGGGTTACATGATGTTTATCGATTAAATTTACTAACTTTTGAAAAAAGACACGCAATCCGTTGATATACAACCCGTCTTTATTTTTCGGCAATTGTTCTTCCGATTTTCCGTAGGCCGTAGCAAAATATCCTCGACTTAATAAGTTAAATCCATCAATTAATAATAATGTTTCGTTGGTCATATGAACATTCTCCTCTAGACGATTTCTTTTTAAATTTTATTTATAAAACGGTTTGTCCATTTGTGAACCATTAAAATCATTGTACACGATTTTTCACACCTTTACCTTCAAATGGCCTTTTTAAATCCACCATCCATATTTTACTATTTTTTTGAATAGTCTGTTTGTCCAATTACCTATTTATTTCTGAAAAAACTTTGGTAAAATAAGGATAAGATAGAAATTTATCGAATTTTGTCGAATGAGGCAACTTGAGGAGGAGAAGTGGATGACGAAGCAAGTGAGCAATTTAATCACCCATGTATTGAACGGCACGATTCAGTCTGTAAAAAAGGTCGTTCCCGTTCCGATAAATGTTACCCGTCCGACATTATTTACCGAACCTTTTATACAAGATTCGATCGGTGTGCTCATTGGACTGACCGGCGATGTATTAGGTAGGGTGATGATCGTTGGGGATGAGAAAATTTTTATGGGGATTAGCGAGAAAATGTACGGGATGCAACTGACTGGTGATATGTTGGAATCCTTTTCCGGAGAACTCGGTAATATGATCGTCGGAAATTTAATTACGAATTTAGGAGAAAACCGTTTAACAATCGATATTACTCCACCGACCGTTTTTATCGGAGAAACGAAAATATCCGGTTTTGACAAAGCATTAAAACTTCCTATTTCCATCGAGCAAATGGGAGAATTGGATATTTTCTTAATCTTAGAAAACTCTTAAAATCTACTATATGGAAAAACCAGGCGACGTTTGCCTGGTTTTTTTTCCGTATACACCCCTTAGCGATGGATAAAAATA
Coding sequences within:
- the cspD gene encoding cold-shock protein CspD — protein: MQNGKVKWFNNEKGYGFIEVEGGDDVFVHYTAIQGDGYKTLEEGQSVSFEIVEGNRGPQAANVVKL
- a CDS encoding zinc-finger domain-containing protein, whose protein sequence is MRKRKIRRKLLDKIDQTLQTYCHDCLLYQHFKNEKGRPYAHQFCIHSCTVGDQLQAYGRQLNE
- a CDS encoding DUF6123 family protein — translated: MSNSVGEYIQYLQGKGFPFEEDAIGFIYFGMRLTESPEAVVIAAIEITLKAQKRFDGSFYVSLLEGMKEEKVGNRKEAYRFAKRKRLLP
- a CDS encoding 5'-3' exonuclease: MTNETLLLIDGFNLLSRGYFATAYGKSEEQLPKNKDGLYINGLRVFFQKLVNLIDKHHVTHIAIAWDVKRNETIRSQKYEFYKASRGDLPDPLIQQYETSKLILEQIGVNQISVSSYEADDIIGTLSKKWCEQKGGACLIYSNDRDLFQLLTEKTTQIIAQKGKDVLYTIETFIQDYSIHPNQWVDVKALLGDKSDNIPGCPGVGEKSALPLIQHYGSIENIYIKIDDLDPKFNRIKKKLLTGKETVSISKELSEIFCSISELDDVSFDEMEWQHPKQQMGKVFDHFGLKIKI
- a CDS encoding chemotaxis protein CheX codes for the protein MTKQVSNLITHVLNGTIQSVKKVVPVPINVTRPTLFTEPFIQDSIGVLIGLTGDVLGRVMIVGDEKIFMGISEKMYGMQLTGDMLESFSGELGNMIVGNLITNLGENRLTIDITPPTVFIGETKISGFDKALKLPISIEQMGELDIFLILENS